The following coding sequences are from one Candidatus Nitrosopumilus sp. SW window:
- a CDS encoding type II glyceraldehyde-3-phosphate dehydrogenase: MKKVFVNGYGSIGSRITAFLKDDPEITVVGVGKYSPDNDVNVAISRGLDVYVPEKKLDEFKDYKISGSIESALDQSDLVIDAAPGGHGYKNKKNLYEPRNLPAIYQGGESTMGDEAVSDLLFNSRANYDLAIGKSHVMQGSCNVTGMGRILEPLRDKFGDDLIRFDVTLVRRWADIEQTEKKLSDTIEMTEKPHHGDDVKLYFGKDAPLYVRAIKVPTRQMHLHIMDIRFKGTAPKPSDIHELFTNEFGVATLWTAKGTKDVRDYAQNMGFNFTDTNMIHIHANMTTSIGDTVQMMYSDDQTGIVIPENHMLMQAMLFEKSYSESFAHTESIFHMAEKKQKLQEHFAKKD, from the coding sequence ATGAAAAAAGTCTTTGTTAATGGATATGGTTCTATTGGTAGTAGAATCACTGCTTTTCTCAAAGATGATCCTGAGATTACAGTTGTTGGTGTAGGAAAATACTCTCCAGATAACGATGTTAATGTTGCAATTTCTCGAGGATTGGATGTTTATGTGCCTGAAAAGAAATTAGATGAATTCAAAGATTACAAAATTTCAGGCTCGATTGAATCTGCTTTAGACCAATCTGATCTTGTTATTGATGCTGCCCCTGGTGGACATGGATACAAAAACAAGAAAAATCTGTATGAGCCCCGTAACCTTCCTGCAATTTACCAAGGCGGAGAATCTACAATGGGTGATGAAGCAGTATCTGATTTGTTGTTTAACTCTAGGGCAAATTATGATCTTGCAATCGGAAAATCACATGTCATGCAGGGAAGTTGTAATGTCACCGGAATGGGAAGAATTCTTGAACCATTAAGAGACAAGTTTGGAGATGATTTGATTCGATTTGATGTTACACTAGTTAGAAGATGGGCAGACATTGAACAAACTGAGAAAAAATTATCTGATACTATAGAAATGACTGAAAAACCTCACCATGGTGATGATGTAAAATTGTATTTTGGAAAAGATGCACCATTGTATGTTAGAGCAATCAAAGTTCCAACAAGACAGATGCACTTGCATATTATGGATATTCGATTCAAAGGAACTGCACCAAAGCCCTCAGATATTCATGAATTATTTACAAATGAATTTGGTGTTGCAACATTATGGACTGCAAAGGGAACAAAAGATGTTAGAGATTATGCTCAAAACATGGGCTTTAACTTTACAGATACTAACATGATTCACATTCATGCAAACATGACCACTTCAATTGGAGACACAGTTCAGATGATGTATTCAGATGATCAAACAGGTATTGTTATTCCTGAAAACCATATGTTAATGCAAGCAATGTTATTTGAAAAATCATACTCTGAATCTTTTGCCCATACTGAATCAATATTTCATATGGCTGAAAAGAAACAAAAATTACAAGAGCATTTTGCCAAAAAAGACTAG
- a CDS encoding glycosyltransferase, with translation MDKSSVITKLTKAIKDSAGDWGRNQYLLKVIENDREITNSDKVYLEKILGVNDLVIEEGVKKQDPILKKDKTIFLNPEMVKCKQCQKPINLDEKAVRRHKLWYHKICFQQTFGDNYKEKEKDVIQEIRQVKKDPIQLVLTIAIFVILAGSVYFILGPISMIAMGLGGGLTIYHVIGATGKLYSRNKPGTKAPSVFLIFLLASPFIIAGMIAYEGYSLFESPVRIILLWAMTISFWSTMLFVPMAVLSKYREDIQPDVKSYPKISIIIPAYNEEKVIANTIEGLLETKYPKKEIIFVDDGSKDNTLRIATNFKGQIKVLHKENGGKATAINYGIQYSTGEIIVIVDADTIIGRQSLKEIVKGFEVNEHVAAVAGNIKVRNQKNWITKCQALEYITGIQIVRRAFDVFGSITIVPGALGAFKKSFLTEAGAYGKETIVEDFDQTIKLLKAGLITQGSAKATAYTEAPNTLRDFIAQRKRWYRGNIQVLKRHSDALTNPRYGYLQKLSLPYLFLGMVITPIVGFTSTINAIIGIIMGDWWFVLQVSLIFTVVHYLMTALALRIDGEDQRLLGYAGFLVFGFKQIVDALLLKAMIEQLTKKKATWTSAKRIGV, from the coding sequence TTGGACAAAAGTTCTGTAATTACAAAATTAACTAAAGCCATAAAAGATTCTGCCGGAGATTGGGGTAGAAATCAGTATTTACTCAAAGTAATTGAAAATGACAGAGAAATCACAAATTCAGATAAAGTGTATTTGGAAAAAATTTTAGGAGTCAACGACCTAGTAATTGAAGAAGGGGTAAAAAAACAAGACCCAATTCTAAAAAAAGACAAAACGATATTTTTGAATCCAGAAATGGTAAAATGCAAACAGTGTCAAAAACCAATTAACTTAGATGAAAAGGCAGTCAGACGTCATAAGTTATGGTATCATAAAATTTGTTTTCAGCAAACATTTGGAGATAATTACAAAGAAAAAGAAAAAGACGTCATACAAGAAATTAGGCAAGTCAAAAAAGATCCAATTCAATTAGTGTTAACTATAGCAATTTTTGTAATACTTGCAGGTTCAGTTTATTTCATTTTAGGACCAATTAGCATGATTGCAATGGGATTAGGGGGAGGGTTGACAATCTATCATGTGATTGGGGCAACAGGAAAATTGTATTCACGTAACAAACCTGGAACTAAAGCACCATCTGTATTTTTGATATTCTTACTCGCATCTCCATTCATAATTGCAGGAATGATTGCATATGAAGGATATTCACTGTTTGAGTCACCTGTAAGAATTATTTTGCTATGGGCAATGACCATATCTTTCTGGTCTACAATGTTGTTTGTCCCAATGGCAGTACTTAGTAAGTATAGAGAAGATATTCAACCAGACGTAAAATCATATCCAAAAATATCAATAATTATTCCAGCATATAATGAAGAAAAAGTAATTGCAAATACTATAGAGGGGTTGTTGGAGACAAAATACCCTAAAAAAGAAATTATTTTTGTTGATGATGGAAGTAAAGATAACACATTACGTATTGCGACAAATTTCAAAGGCCAAATCAAAGTACTTCATAAAGAAAACGGAGGTAAGGCTACTGCAATCAATTATGGTATTCAGTATTCTACGGGAGAAATCATTGTAATTGTTGATGCAGATACAATTATTGGAAGACAATCACTAAAAGAAATTGTGAAGGGTTTTGAAGTAAATGAACACGTTGCAGCTGTTGCAGGAAACATCAAAGTTAGAAATCAAAAAAACTGGATTACAAAATGTCAAGCCTTGGAATACATTACTGGAATTCAAATTGTAAGAAGAGCATTTGACGTATTTGGTTCAATTACCATTGTTCCAGGTGCATTAGGGGCATTCAAAAAATCATTTCTGACTGAAGCTGGAGCATATGGCAAAGAAACCATTGTAGAAGACTTTGATCAAACAATCAAACTACTCAAAGCAGGATTAATCACTCAAGGGAGTGCAAAGGCCACTGCATATACTGAAGCCCCAAACACGTTACGGGATTTTATTGCTCAAAGAAAGAGATGGTATCGCGGAAATATTCAGGTGTTAAAGAGACATTCAGATGCATTGACTAATCCAAGATATGGATACTTGCAGAAATTATCACTACCATATCTCTTCTTAGGCATGGTTATTACACCAATTGTTGGCTTTACATCTACAATAAATGCAATCATAGGCATAATCATGGGCGATTGGTGGTTTGTTTTACAGGTATCCTTAATCTTTACAGTTGTTCATTATTTGATGACAGCCTTGGCATTAAGAATTGATGGAGAAGATCAGAGACTATTAGGATATGCAGGATTTCTAGTGTTTGGATTTAAACAAATTGTTGATGCATTATTATTAAAAGCGATGATAGAACAATTAACAAAGAAAAAAGCTACATGGACAAGTGCAAAGAGGATTGGAGTATAA